The Rhinoraja longicauda isolate Sanriku21f chromosome 19, sRhiLon1.1, whole genome shotgun sequence genome includes a window with the following:
- the LOC144603227 gene encoding zinc-binding protein A33-like, protein MATKDQVDSLTEEVVCPICLDFFTDPVSLECGHNFCRFCITQSWDTEGRNCCPECGEEFVNRTLGISRALARLSEKFWTLRQNQENRVTFHCEEHQEELKLFCEADKTLICVICAAGRKHKSHSFALIAEAAEFYKDQVKSSFETLAKKKSEIQQMEQQQKEKISEVLKQSHKLQSQITSQFAELDQILTEKKQSILADIWEEEKRILCTMEKNLEELQENVNSIQKELLKLQEQIDQKDSVAILREQAGGKRRDSEEMKTLSVTDDALTIDKIDHHFLMNTLWRETSAIKRVSITLDVETAHPHLEVSEDRKRVRWTGTLMNLPDTGKRFTVSRCVLGSERFTSGRHYWEVEVAEIRCWSLGVAAVSVERKRVVALTPEAGVWIIRRRGDKFDPFASYRSRIPARPIPGRVGVYLSYESGTVSFYDADTKSHLHTFTGNKFTEKLYPFFWTSAVNQWLKT, encoded by the exons ATGGCTAcgaaagaccaggtcgacagtttaaccgaggaggtcgtttgtcccatctgcctggatttcttcaccgatccggtgtcactggagtgtgggcataACTTCTGCCGcttctgtatcacacagagttgggacacgGAGGGGAGAAACTGCTGTCCggaatgtggagaggagtttGTGAACCGCACCCTCGGGAtaagtcgggccttggcgagactgtcaGAGAAATTTTGGACACTGCGCCAGAATCAGGAGAACAGGGTTACATTCCACTGTgaagaacatcaggaagaactaaaGCTGTTTTGTGAAGCTGATAAGACgctgatctgtgtgatttgtgcagctgggcggaaaCACAAATCTCACAGCTTCGCGCTGATAGCAGAAGCTGCTGAattctacaag GATCAAGTGAAATCTTCCTTCGAAACTCTCGCAAAAAAGaaatcagagatccagcaaatggagcagcaacagaaagagaagatttctgaagttctg aaaCAGTCACACAAGcttcagtcacagatcacatcccagtttgctgaactggaccagattctcactgagaaaaagCAGAGCATACTGGCAGATAtctgggaggaagagaagaggattctatgtacaatggagaaaaatcttgaaGAGCTTCAAGAGAATGTAAATTCCATTCAGAAGGAACTCTTAAAGCTACAGGAGCAGATTGATCAAAAAGACAGTGTGGCAATTCTGAGG GAGCAAGCTGGTGGGAAGAGGAG GGATAGTGAGGAAATGAAAACACTCTCAGTGACAGACGATGCCTTAACGATTGACAAAATCGATCACCACTTTTTGATGAACACGTTGTGGAGAGAAACATCTGCCATTAAACGAG tctccatcaccctggatgtggaaacggcGCATCCTcatctcgaggtgtctgaggatcggaagagggtgagatggaccgggacCCTGATGAATCTCCCTGACactgggaagaggtttacagttagtcggtgtgtgctgggatcggagcgATTCACAtcagggagacattactgggaggtggaggtggcggagattcggtgctggagtctgggagtcgccgcagtgtctgtggagaggaagagagtgGTGGCACTGACTCCAGAGGCTGGAGTCTGGATCATCAGGCGGCGGGGTGACAAATTTGATCCATTCGCCTCCTATCGATCCCGtatccccgcccgtcccatccccgggagggtgggagtttatctcagttacgagtccgggacagtttcattttatgaCGCGGACACCaaatcccatctccacaccttcactgggaataaattcacggagaaactttatcctttcttctggacttCGGCTGTGAACCAGTGGCTGAAAACCTGA